A window of the Callospermophilus lateralis isolate mCalLat2 chromosome 7, mCalLat2.hap1, whole genome shotgun sequence genome harbors these coding sequences:
- the LOC143405153 gene encoding ADP-ribosylation factor-like protein 4D, with translation LLYRLKFKEFVQTVPTKGFNTEKIRVPLGGSRGITFQVWDVGGQEKLRPLWRSYTRRTDGLVFVVDAAETERLEEAKVELHRISRASDNQGVPVLVLANKQDQPGALSTAEVEKRLAVRELAAATLTHVQGCSAVDGLGLQPGLERLYEMILKRKKVARASKKRR, from the coding sequence CTCCTTTACCGCCTCAAGTTCAAGGAGTTTGTTCAGACGGTCCCCACAAAAGGTTTCAACACTGAGAAGATCCGGGTGCCCTTGGGGGGCTCCCGCGGAATCACCTTCCAAGTATGGGATGTTGGGGGTCAGGAGAAGCTGCGACCACTTTGGCGCTCCTACACCCGCCGGACAGATGGACTGGTGTTTGTAGTAGATGCTGCAGAGACTGAGCGACTAGAAGAGGCCAAGGTGGAGTTGCATCGAATCAGTCGGGCTTCAGACAACCAGGGCGTTCCCGTCCTGGTGCTGGCCAACAAGCAGGACCAGCCTGGGGCACTCAGCACAGCAGAGGTGGAGAAGAGGCTGGCAGTCCGTGAGCTGGCAGCTGCCACGCTCACCCACGTGCAGGGCTGCAGTGCTGTGGATGGGCTGGGCTTGCAGCCAGGCCTTGAGCGCTTGTATGAGATGATCCTCAAGAGGAAGAAGGTGGCCCGGGCAAGCAAGAAGAGACGGTGA